The following nucleotide sequence is from Desulfomonile tiedjei.
TAAACTACACGGTTGTTGTCGTATGGATGCTTTGCCGAGAGTCTTTATTCTAACTCTGTTCGATCTCCGGCAAAAGATAAATGTGGCGCTCTCCCAAAGATGTTAGAGGAATTTTTGCATCGCTTCCTTGGCCAGGCTGTCCACCATTTCATTTTCTTCATGAAGGTTGTGTCCTCGCACCCACTGCCACTCCACTTCATGGCGAGATGCGGCCGTGTCGAGCCGTTGCCACAGGTCGACGTTTTTCACAGGTGAATTACTGGAGGTTCGCCAACCTTTTTTCTTCCAACCCTTGAGCCACTGGGTGATGCCTAGCATCAAGTACTGAGAATCAGTGGTGATCTTGACCTTGCAAGGACGCTTCAGGGCTTCCAGCGCCATGATCGCAGCGGTCATCTCCATGCGGTTATTTGTAGTTTGCCGTTCTCCCCCGCTGATGACTTTGGACACGGATTTGTTGCGCAAAATGGCTGCCCATCCTCCAGGGCCGGGATTGCCTTTGCACGCTCCGTCCGTAAAAACTTCAACTATGTCTCCCACGTTACTGTCTCCTGAGGATTTTAGCCCGGCACCACTTTTATGTGGATATTGCGCGTTCGAGGCCCATCAAATTCGCAAAAGAAGATCCCTTGCCAAGTGCCCAAAACCGGTGACCCTCCGGATATTATGAGGTGTACCGAACTTCCCATCATCGAAGTTTTTATGTGCGCGTCGGAATTGCCTTCCATGTGACGGTACGCGTCCTTATATGGCACCAGTTGCGAGAGCTTTTGCTGGATGTCTTCCACTACCGAAGGGTCCGCTGCTTCGTTGATGGTGATGGCTGCCGTCGTGTGAGCAACATAGACAACGGCTATGCCTTCGCTCACACCGCTCTTGGCAATGGCTTCCTTCACCCTGGAAGTGACGTCCATGAATTGGGTTCTGGACCCCGTTTTCACCTGCAAAGTTTCCATATTCTTACCCCTGTAGACTTGACTCCGCGTCCGGCATCAATACAGTTCCATCATTGGCTTTCGGAAACGTCAACGCCGGCAAAAAGCGCTTCGGTAAAGTCACGCGCGTTGAAATCCCTGAGGTCGTCCATCTTCTCCCCTATGCCGATGTACCGCACAGGCATTTTCAACTCATTTGAGATTCCTACCAAAACTCCGCCTTTTGAGGTCCCGTCGAGCTTGGTAAGCGCTATGCCGGTCACAGGTATTGCTTCGTTGAATGTCCGTGCCTGCAGGATGGCATTCTGACCCATGGACGCGTCAATCACCAGGAGAGTTTCGTGGGGGGCCTGTGGCAACTTCTTCATAATTGTCCGCCGCACCTTCTTCAGCTCTTCCATGAGGGGTATTCGAGTGTGAAGGCGACCCGCGGTATCTATCAGTACCATTTCCGCGTTTTCTTCTAAGGCCCTCTCCATGGCCTCGAACACCACCGACGAAGGATCGGCTTTATCCTTTCCTTTTATGACCGTAGAACCTACGCGCTGACCCCAGATCTCGAGCTGTTCCACCGCGGCGGCCCGGAAAGTGTCGCCTGCCACCATAAAAACCTTTCGTCCCGCGGCAGTGTGCCTGGCGGCAATTTTGGCTATGGTTGTGGTTTTTCCGGACCCGTTCACTCCCACCATCATGACGACAAAAGGCTCGGAACCGTAACCGACGCGCAAAGGGGCCTCCACTTCCGATAACATCTCAGTTATCAAGTGCTTCAGGTGGTTGACCACCATTTGGGGGTCGTTGAGTTCCCTGCGCTTGATTCTGTCTGTGACGCTATCCAACAGCTCGTAAGCGGTCTTTACCCCGATGTCGGCCCGAACGAGCACCTCCTCCAGCCCAGCTACCATTTGGTCGTCCAACTGCTTTTTGCCGCCAAACACCTGGCCCAGACTCTTTATGAAGCTTTCTCGGGTTTTCTTGAGCCCCGTTCTCAGTTGGACCCGACCCGCCACCCCTTCCGTCGGTTCGCCGAAATTGGCCGCCGCTGGAGGAGACGCGTCCGACGGAACCTCCGCAGTCAGAACATCCGGTCCCCGGGCCTCCGGCGTTTCGGACGGTTGTTGGGGGTTTTCCTCTTCGATCCGCTTGTCCCTCTTGAACATGCGGCTGAAGAATCCACTTTTCTTGCCCGCTTCGTCACTCATCTATTTGCACTTTCTTTTCCGGATTGGGCCGCCTGTAGTCAAGCGCGGGAACGAATCTATCAGGGGGAGCGGCGGGGGTCAAACGAAATTGGTTAAAGTAATTTCTAGAAAAACTATTGAATATACCGTTTTTATTGTGTTATGATCCTAACATAAAGTCAGGGAGGTGCCCCGTGCTCTGGAAATCTCGAAAATCAACCCTAATTATCCCGGCAGAACTTCACGAGAAACTTTCCCGTTCATGCCGGCCAATTGACCAGGTTCCCAGTGAGGTCCTACGCGTGAGGATAGTCTCGGAACACAGCCGGAAGGGGGCCAAGAACCAGTCAGATCCTCACCGAGATTTTTGCTCCGGAACATAGGGGCTGCGAATCCAAGGAGTCCTCCCGGCCGGCAAAATACGCACAGCGTTTGACGATTCTAGGGAAAGCCCTTCCAACGAAAGAATTTTATAACCACCCCTCTTAATCCCGGTCGCCATGAGAGTTTACCCTGGATGAAAAAAGCTCCCCTCAGAGTGGGCGTCATACAGGCCATGGTCCTTTGTCTCGGCCTTATGGCGGCCTCTTTTTCATATGCAGGTCAGCCTGTCCGACCCTCCTTCGCGAAAGCTTGCCAGACACTGGAGCAGCTTTCCAGCCAACCTCAAGCCACCCGGGACCAGTGGACCAAACTAGTCCATTCCTTTCTGGAAATCCATCGCACTGAAAAGGACCGGCGTGCGGCAAGGCAGAGCCTGTTCCTTGCAGGTCGGGCGTCGCTGAGTCTCTATCGCCGCGGAGGCAAAGCCGAGGATTTGGACCGGGCCATCCAGTACCTTTATGAATTCAGCAGGATCGTCCCGGACAAGCGCCACCGCATAGCCGGACTCAAAGAACTGAAGGAAGCCCACCTCCTGAAAAGAAGGCTCGGCAACATACATGGAAATAGGCCGGCTCCAGCCTCGGCAACAAAGAGGATCACCCGCAACAATCCACCACTACCTCCGCTCGGAAACCATCAGAATTCAGCAGGGGCCGGTCGAATCGAAACGCGGCCCTCGAAATGGACCACCGCGGCCAAAGGCTCTCCAGAGGTTTCCGAATACAAGTACACCGGTAATCCTTTCTGTCCCGCGGATGGCGCATGGCCGACAGCAAAGACGCAGCCAGGTGATATTGTTCCTGATGACCGTGTCTTTCGCCCGGAGGGACCTCACCGGCAGCCCGTAGCCAAAGAGAGTATTCCTTGTCCACCGAAGCCGTCATTGCCTCCGGCCCCCAGCGATTCGCCAGCGTATGCGAAGACCGCTTCACTTCAGCCTCGGCCTGCCGGCGACTTGATGCCCCCGCCGCGACCGATCGAAAACGCTGCAAAGGACTTCCTCGTCGTCATAGATCCGGGTCATGGCGGGAAAGATCCTGGAGCGGTAAGCAAGGACGGCGGGATAAAGGAAAAAAATGTAACGCTCGAAGTGGCCTATCTGGTGAAAAAAAGGCTCTTGTCCGATGTCCGGGGGATCAAAGTCGAGATGACCCGTACGGACGATAGGTTTCTCACGCTTCAAGAGCGCACCGCTCTGGCCAATTCCCTGAACGCGGATCTCTTCATTTCGCTTCACTGCAACGCGGACTCGCATTCCAGCTCCAGAGGGGTCGAAACCTTTTATTTGAGCAAGGCCAGCTCCCCGCGAGCCATGAGACTGGCAGCCAGAGAAAACGGCATCCCTCTTGCGGAAATGAGCGACCTTCAGGCCACTTTACTGGACCTGATGCTGGCCTCCAAGAAGAGTGAATCGGACAGATTGGCCAACACTGTACATCATGCTCTCGTGCAGGACCTGGCCAAGGCCGCCCCTAAGATTCGGAACCGGGGGGTGAAGCGAGCGCCGTTTTATGTTTTGCTAGGCGCAAAAATGCCTGCGATACTTGTGGAATGCGCCTTTATCAGCAACGGCCGGGACGAACAAAAACTGACAAGCGCGCAATACCTGGACGCTGTCGCGACGGGAATCGCCGCGGGCGCGGGCAAATACCTGCGTGAACTGGGAAGCAAGAGCTGATCGCGGCCGCCGCTTGGTTGACCGTACGGACTTTAGGAATTACTATCCGAGTTGGCTTGACGAAAGTCGACCGCCCGGATGCCGTATGAAACCTAATTAGTAGTTGGGAATGTAGTGCAATGAGATTCATATTCGCGGACCACGATCGGGCTGCTCAAATAGCCAGGATAAAAGAGGGCGTCGCGGAATACCGTAGCCAGGGTGAACTTGACCCCGCAAACTTCGAAATGCACCCTGTTTTCGACAATCTTCTCAGACAACTTGCCGAACATTTTTTGGGCTATTGGAAAGACCGGATAGCGCTTGTGGGGCTGGGCGGGTACGGCCGCAAGGAGATGAGCCCGTACTCGGATATAGACATCCTGTTCTTGAGGCCCGAAGACACTCCGGAAGGGGTGTACAGAGGAATTCGCAGCATACTCTATCTGCTGTGGGACGCCAGGGTGGAATTGGGCCATTCTGTGCGCACCGTGGAGGAGTGCAGGCTGGAGGCCGACAAAGACCTCGCCGTGCTGACCTCCTTAATGGACACCCGGCATGTATGGGGTAATGAAGAGATCTTTCGGGACCTCTTGATCCAGCGAGAACGACTGCTCCAGGAGACGGACCCTCTGGAATTCTATCTCAGGATAGAAGGGGAAATCCGCAAATCATCCGAAAAATTCGGGCACACGATTTATCTGTTGGAGCCTCATCTGAAAGAGGGCCCGGGCTCATTGCGTTACATTCAGCTCATAGCCTGGCTTGCAAAGATTCTTTTTGGCTGCTCCAGCTTGGAAGAATTACCCCTTGCAGAAATTTGCGGGGAACGTGCCGTGGCCGAAGCGATAGACGCAAGAAGTTTCCTCGCGGAAATTCGGGCAAGGCTGCATTTCATGGTCGGCCGAAGGGATGACAGGCTCACATTCGATGGCCAGCGAATCCTCGCCGAACAGATGGGGTTCAAGAACCACACGGAACGACAAGGCGTGGAAAGCTTTATGCGGGAATACTATCGCCACGCGTCCAACATGGATTTTTTTGGTCGTCGCGTCCTGGCGAGAGCCCGTCTGTTTTTGAGGCCGAAGATCGCATCTGAAGTAAAACGATTGAGACTGGACGAGCCCTTCTATATAGGGGCCGGTGGAATCAATCGCTACAGGTTGGCGGATTTCGGCAAAGACCCGCTGGAAATCCTACTCGCTTTTCGGCAGGTCGCTGAAACAGGGTGCGAGCTGGATATCCGCCTGGTGGACATGTTGCGCGTCCGACTGCGGTCCATGGATGAAAAGATAGTCACAGATCCGGAAGCCAATCGAATGTTCCTCGGGATTTTTCGGATGGCAGGGTCTGTTGCTCATGCCCTGAACGCC
It contains:
- a CDS encoding YjbQ family protein; its protein translation is METLQVKTGSRTQFMDVTSRVKEAIAKSGVSEGIAVVYVAHTTAAITINEAADPSVVEDIQQKLSQLVPYKDAYRHMEGNSDAHIKTSMMGSSVHLIISGGSPVLGTWQGIFFCEFDGPRTRNIHIKVVPG
- the ftsY gene encoding signal recognition particle-docking protein FtsY, giving the protein MSDEAGKKSGFFSRMFKRDKRIEEENPQQPSETPEARGPDVLTAEVPSDASPPAAANFGEPTEGVAGRVQLRTGLKKTRESFIKSLGQVFGGKKQLDDQMVAGLEEVLVRADIGVKTAYELLDSVTDRIKRRELNDPQMVVNHLKHLITEMLSEVEAPLRVGYGSEPFVVMMVGVNGSGKTTTIAKIAARHTAAGRKVFMVAGDTFRAAAVEQLEIWGQRVGSTVIKGKDKADPSSVVFEAMERALEENAEMVLIDTAGRLHTRIPLMEELKKVRRTIMKKLPQAPHETLLVIDASMGQNAILQARTFNEAIPVTGIALTKLDGTSKGGVLVGISNELKMPVRYIGIGEKMDDLRDFNARDFTEALFAGVDVSESQ
- the rnhA gene encoding ribonuclease HI, whose protein sequence is MGDIVEVFTDGACKGNPGPGGWAAILRNKSVSKVISGGERQTTNNRMEMTAAIMALEALKRPCKVKITTDSQYLMLGITQWLKGWKKKGWRTSSNSPVKNVDLWQRLDTAASRHEVEWQWVRGHNLHEENEMVDSLAKEAMQKFL
- a CDS encoding N-acetylmuramoyl-L-alanine amidase, which produces MKKAPLRVGVIQAMVLCLGLMAASFSYAGQPVRPSFAKACQTLEQLSSQPQATRDQWTKLVHSFLEIHRTEKDRRAARQSLFLAGRASLSLYRRGGKAEDLDRAIQYLYEFSRIVPDKRHRIAGLKELKEAHLLKRRLGNIHGNRPAPASATKRITRNNPPLPPLGNHQNSAGAGRIETRPSKWTTAAKGSPEVSEYKYTGNPFCPADGAWPTAKTQPGDIVPDDRVFRPEGPHRQPVAKESIPCPPKPSLPPAPSDSPAYAKTASLQPRPAGDLMPPPRPIENAAKDFLVVIDPGHGGKDPGAVSKDGGIKEKNVTLEVAYLVKKRLLSDVRGIKVEMTRTDDRFLTLQERTALANSLNADLFISLHCNADSHSSSRGVETFYLSKASSPRAMRLAARENGIPLAEMSDLQATLLDLMLASKKSESDRLANTVHHALVQDLAKAAPKIRNRGVKRAPFYVLLGAKMPAILVECAFISNGRDEQKLTSAQYLDAVATGIAAGAGKYLRELGSKS